One window of Methylococcus sp. EFPC2 genomic DNA carries:
- a CDS encoding ABC transporter ATP-binding protein: protein MLKAVGLSKRYGGRAVIDDWSCAWSEPGVHRIAGANGAGKSTLLAMLSGALAPDAGEVSVGGEALKTSRSGALRGLSYCPADCPVFPFLSGREWLAFVRSVRGGWNGGLMDELIAAFGLPAYLDTKFDRLSLGTARKFMLVATLAADAEVYILDEPTNALDDASLEALQATVRTLARTRLIVLSCHEASQHAALGITAEKTVTLS, encoded by the coding sequence ATGTTGAAAGCAGTCGGCTTATCCAAGCGCTACGGCGGACGGGCGGTCATCGACGACTGGTCCTGCGCCTGGTCCGAGCCCGGCGTCCACCGGATCGCTGGTGCCAACGGGGCGGGCAAGTCGACCCTGCTGGCCATGCTCTCGGGCGCCTTGGCACCCGATGCGGGCGAGGTGAGCGTGGGCGGCGAAGCGCTGAAAACGTCGCGAAGCGGCGCGCTGAGGGGGCTGAGCTATTGCCCGGCCGATTGTCCGGTGTTTCCCTTCCTCAGCGGGAGGGAGTGGCTGGCCTTCGTCCGCTCGGTACGCGGAGGCTGGAACGGGGGGCTCATGGATGAGCTGATAGCGGCGTTCGGACTCCCGGCTTACCTGGACACGAAATTCGACCGCCTGTCGCTGGGCACGGCCAGGAAATTCATGCTGGTCGCCACCCTGGCAGCGGACGCCGAGGTTTACATCCTGGACGAACCCACCAATGCGCTCGACGACGCTTCGCTCGAGGCCTTGCAGGCCACGGTCCGTACGCTCGCGCGGACGCGGCTGATCGTCCTGTCCTGCCACGAGGCGTCGCAACACGCGGCCTTGGGCATTACGGCGGAAAAAACCGTGACGCTGTCTTGA